The Parambassis ranga chromosome 1, fParRan2.1, whole genome shotgun sequence genome includes a region encoding these proteins:
- the LOC114432747 gene encoding CD97 antigen-like isoform X1 has protein sequence MLRLKVRIRERKKLVKQTHLKILSSTSVRGPTNQSSDHFIEDFVWNYCFLTDMGFGKELLVLGLAFLLVKCKHPCDLGYSSDGKKCVDINECQEHPCGNHSKCFNTNGSYYCQCQDGFRNIHGSKNFTMIKGQCQDTNECNENNNICGQGAYCENLIGSYKCTCQSGYVNVSHVTSPVQCEDINECEAGEINQDICGKKGVCRNVNGSYWCDCPKGYTNYGIQETPCTELGCDSFSADSKPAQSHGGLADILFMMRNSCLALSDPSAAGERKTDGEALLEKLFTATQVILSPGHVNSSEDVSGLLSTVEKSLLLIGPQLKGNRTKMETTETDAEIAVKRGKTPPTGPIHLTNENASLDTDWATAAGTETYPGFALAALLSYKNLEKSVNRSFEELDEQKKDDVNPSFQVFSRVVSIVVSNPSTQNLSNPVNITLKHIQGIEKSPHMHYICAYWNDNGAWSTDGCYQQHSNATHTVCTWKHLSSFAVLMALYPIEHTFGLQVLTKIGLIISLLCLILSILTFKFCRSIQGTRTTIHLHLCICLFMADLIFLAGISQTKPVGGCRFVAAMLHFFFLGVFTWMLLEGVQLYRMVVLVFNANIRPLYLYITGYVTPLVIVIISAIIRPTGYGTDEYCWLSLENGLIWSFFGPVCLVIILNVFFFIITVWRLAQKFASLNPDLSKLHKIRAFTVTAIAQMCILGLMWVFGAFMFAEGTTVVAYIFTILNSLQGALVFMMHCLLSKQVREEYAHFLSCICTPQKKRYSDFSSTNPSSSQSQGSRSGQHTGESQI, from the exons ATGCTCAGACTGAAAGTCAGaatcagagagaggaagaagctggtgAAG CAGACACACCTTAAAATTCTTTCTTCAACTTCTGTGAGAGGACCTACAAACCAAAGTTCTGATCATTTCATTGAAGATTTTGTGTGGAACTATTGTTTTCTCACTGACATGGGCTTTGGGAAGGAGCTACTTGTTCTTG GGTTGGCGTTTCTCCTGGTGAAATGTAAACATCCATGTGATCTTGGCTACAGTTCAGATGGCAAAAAATGTGTTG ATATAAATGAGTGTCAAGAACATCCATGTGGGAACCACTCAAAATGTTTCAACACAAACGGCAGCTACTACTGTCAGTGCCAGGACGGGTTCAGAAATATTCATGGGAGTAAGAACTTTACAATGATAAAAGGCCAGTGCCAAG ATACCAATGAATGTAATGAAAATAACAACATCTGCGGTCAGGGGGCTTATTGTGAAAACCTGATTGGGAGTTACAAGTGCACCTGCCAGTCCGGGTATGTCAACGTCAGTCACGTCACCAGTCCTGTGCAGTGCGAAG ATATAAATGAATGTGAGGCTGGCGAAATTAACCAAGACATCTGTGGGAAGAAAGGAGTCTGCAGGAATGTTAATGGGAGTTACTGGTGTGATTGTCCAAAAGGATACACCAATTATGGCATCCAGGAGACGCCTTGCACAG AGCTCGGCTGTGACAGTTTCAGTGCGGACAGCAAGCCTGCACAG tcgCATGGAGGCCTGGCAGACATTTTGTTCATGATGAGAAACAGCTGTTTGGCTCTGTCTGATCCAAGCGCTGCTGGTGAGAGGAAGACTGATGGAGAGGCGCTACTAGAG AAACTATTCACAGCGACCCAAGTGATCCTTTCGCCGGGACACGTGAACAGCAGTGAAGATGTGAGCGGGCTGCTCAGTACGGTGGAGAAGTCACTTTTACTTATTGGTCCTCAGCTGAAAGGCAACCGCACCAAGATGGAGACAACAGAGACAG ATGCAGAAATTGCTGTAAAGAGAGGGAAGACTCCACCAACTGGACCAATCCATTTGACCAATGAAAATGCGAGTCTTGACACTGACTGGGCAACAGCAGCTGGGACAGAAACATACCCAG GTTTTGCTCTGGCTGCACTGTTGAGCTACAAGAATCTCGAGAAATCTGTGAACAGGTCTTTTGAAGAGCTTGATGAGCAAAAAAAGGATGATGTGAATCCCTCCTTCCAAGTCTTCTCAAGAGTCGTGTCCATTGTGGTCTCCAACCCTTCGACTCAGAATCTGAGCAACCCGGTTAACATCACTCTCAAACACATACAG GGTATAGAAAAGTCCCCTCATATGCACTACATCTGTGCATACTGGAATGACAACGGGGCCTGGTCCACAGATGGTTGCTATCAGCAGCACTCGAAtgccacacacactgtgtgtacatgGAAACATCTGAGCAGCTTTGCAGTGCTCATGGCCCTTTACCCCATAGAG CACACTTTTGGACTCCAGGTGCTGACCAAGATTGGGCTGATCatctctctgctgtgtctgatacTGTCCATCCTGACGTTCAAATTCTGCCGCTCCATACAAGGGACTCGCACCACCATCCACTTGCACCTCTGTATCTGCCTTTTCATGGCTGACCTCATCTTTCTGGCTGGCATTTCACAAACTAAACCAGTG GGTGGCTGCAGGTTCGTAGCAGCGATGCTCCACTTCTTCTTTTTGGGTGTTTTCACCTGGATGCTGTTAGAAGGAGTGCAGCTGTACCGTATGGTCGTCCTTGTGTTCAACGCCAACATCCGGCCCCTGTACCTGTACATCACGGGATATGTGACACCTCTTGTTATTGTCATCATATCTGCCATTATTAGGCCAACAGGATACGGCACTGATGAGTA CTGCTGGCTTTCCCTGGAAAACGGGCTCATCTGGAGCTTCTTCGGCCCTGTGTGTTTAGTCATCATCTTGAATGtctttttcttcatcatcacGGTCTGGAGGCTCGCCCAGAAGTTCGCCAGCCTCAACCCTGACTTGTCCAAATTGCACAAAATcag AGCTTTCACAGTGACAGCCATAGCCCAGATGTGTATTCTGGGTCTGATGTGGGTGTTTGGGGCCTTCATGTTTGCGGAGGGCACCACAGTGGTGGCGTATATTTTCACGATCCTCAACAGCCTGCAGGGCGCACTGGTCTTTATGATGCACTGCCTACTGTctaaacag GTGAGAGAAGAGTACGCCCACTTCCTGTCCTGTATCTgcacaccacagaagaagagataCTCAGACTTCAGCAGCACCAATCCATCCAGCAGTCAGTCACAG GGTTCTCGCAGTGGGCAGCACACCGGAGAGTCACAAATATGA
- the LOC114432747 gene encoding CD97 antigen-like isoform X2: MGFGKELLVLGLAFLLVKCKHPCDLGYSSDGKKCVDINECQEHPCGNHSKCFNTNGSYYCQCQDGFRNIHGSKNFTMIKGQCQDTNECNENNNICGQGAYCENLIGSYKCTCQSGYVNVSHVTSPVQCEDINECEAGEINQDICGKKGVCRNVNGSYWCDCPKGYTNYGIQETPCTELGCDSFSADSKPAQSHGGLADILFMMRNSCLALSDPSAAGERKTDGEALLEKLFTATQVILSPGHVNSSEDVSGLLSTVEKSLLLIGPQLKGNRTKMETTETDAEIAVKRGKTPPTGPIHLTNENASLDTDWATAAGTETYPGFALAALLSYKNLEKSVNRSFEELDEQKKDDVNPSFQVFSRVVSIVVSNPSTQNLSNPVNITLKHIQGIEKSPHMHYICAYWNDNGAWSTDGCYQQHSNATHTVCTWKHLSSFAVLMALYPIEHTFGLQVLTKIGLIISLLCLILSILTFKFCRSIQGTRTTIHLHLCICLFMADLIFLAGISQTKPVGGCRFVAAMLHFFFLGVFTWMLLEGVQLYRMVVLVFNANIRPLYLYITGYVTPLVIVIISAIIRPTGYGTDEYCWLSLENGLIWSFFGPVCLVIILNVFFFIITVWRLAQKFASLNPDLSKLHKIRAFTVTAIAQMCILGLMWVFGAFMFAEGTTVVAYIFTILNSLQGALVFMMHCLLSKQVREEYAHFLSCICTPQKKRYSDFSSTNPSSSQSQGSRSGQHTGESQI, translated from the exons ATGGGCTTTGGGAAGGAGCTACTTGTTCTTG GGTTGGCGTTTCTCCTGGTGAAATGTAAACATCCATGTGATCTTGGCTACAGTTCAGATGGCAAAAAATGTGTTG ATATAAATGAGTGTCAAGAACATCCATGTGGGAACCACTCAAAATGTTTCAACACAAACGGCAGCTACTACTGTCAGTGCCAGGACGGGTTCAGAAATATTCATGGGAGTAAGAACTTTACAATGATAAAAGGCCAGTGCCAAG ATACCAATGAATGTAATGAAAATAACAACATCTGCGGTCAGGGGGCTTATTGTGAAAACCTGATTGGGAGTTACAAGTGCACCTGCCAGTCCGGGTATGTCAACGTCAGTCACGTCACCAGTCCTGTGCAGTGCGAAG ATATAAATGAATGTGAGGCTGGCGAAATTAACCAAGACATCTGTGGGAAGAAAGGAGTCTGCAGGAATGTTAATGGGAGTTACTGGTGTGATTGTCCAAAAGGATACACCAATTATGGCATCCAGGAGACGCCTTGCACAG AGCTCGGCTGTGACAGTTTCAGTGCGGACAGCAAGCCTGCACAG tcgCATGGAGGCCTGGCAGACATTTTGTTCATGATGAGAAACAGCTGTTTGGCTCTGTCTGATCCAAGCGCTGCTGGTGAGAGGAAGACTGATGGAGAGGCGCTACTAGAG AAACTATTCACAGCGACCCAAGTGATCCTTTCGCCGGGACACGTGAACAGCAGTGAAGATGTGAGCGGGCTGCTCAGTACGGTGGAGAAGTCACTTTTACTTATTGGTCCTCAGCTGAAAGGCAACCGCACCAAGATGGAGACAACAGAGACAG ATGCAGAAATTGCTGTAAAGAGAGGGAAGACTCCACCAACTGGACCAATCCATTTGACCAATGAAAATGCGAGTCTTGACACTGACTGGGCAACAGCAGCTGGGACAGAAACATACCCAG GTTTTGCTCTGGCTGCACTGTTGAGCTACAAGAATCTCGAGAAATCTGTGAACAGGTCTTTTGAAGAGCTTGATGAGCAAAAAAAGGATGATGTGAATCCCTCCTTCCAAGTCTTCTCAAGAGTCGTGTCCATTGTGGTCTCCAACCCTTCGACTCAGAATCTGAGCAACCCGGTTAACATCACTCTCAAACACATACAG GGTATAGAAAAGTCCCCTCATATGCACTACATCTGTGCATACTGGAATGACAACGGGGCCTGGTCCACAGATGGTTGCTATCAGCAGCACTCGAAtgccacacacactgtgtgtacatgGAAACATCTGAGCAGCTTTGCAGTGCTCATGGCCCTTTACCCCATAGAG CACACTTTTGGACTCCAGGTGCTGACCAAGATTGGGCTGATCatctctctgctgtgtctgatacTGTCCATCCTGACGTTCAAATTCTGCCGCTCCATACAAGGGACTCGCACCACCATCCACTTGCACCTCTGTATCTGCCTTTTCATGGCTGACCTCATCTTTCTGGCTGGCATTTCACAAACTAAACCAGTG GGTGGCTGCAGGTTCGTAGCAGCGATGCTCCACTTCTTCTTTTTGGGTGTTTTCACCTGGATGCTGTTAGAAGGAGTGCAGCTGTACCGTATGGTCGTCCTTGTGTTCAACGCCAACATCCGGCCCCTGTACCTGTACATCACGGGATATGTGACACCTCTTGTTATTGTCATCATATCTGCCATTATTAGGCCAACAGGATACGGCACTGATGAGTA CTGCTGGCTTTCCCTGGAAAACGGGCTCATCTGGAGCTTCTTCGGCCCTGTGTGTTTAGTCATCATCTTGAATGtctttttcttcatcatcacGGTCTGGAGGCTCGCCCAGAAGTTCGCCAGCCTCAACCCTGACTTGTCCAAATTGCACAAAATcag AGCTTTCACAGTGACAGCCATAGCCCAGATGTGTATTCTGGGTCTGATGTGGGTGTTTGGGGCCTTCATGTTTGCGGAGGGCACCACAGTGGTGGCGTATATTTTCACGATCCTCAACAGCCTGCAGGGCGCACTGGTCTTTATGATGCACTGCCTACTGTctaaacag GTGAGAGAAGAGTACGCCCACTTCCTGTCCTGTATCTgcacaccacagaagaagagataCTCAGACTTCAGCAGCACCAATCCATCCAGCAGTCAGTCACAG GGTTCTCGCAGTGGGCAGCACACCGGAGAGTCACAAATATGA